The following are encoded together in the Lactuca sativa cultivar Salinas chromosome 1, Lsat_Salinas_v11, whole genome shotgun sequence genome:
- the LOC111916637 gene encoding E3 ubiquitin-protein ligase PUB22 yields the protein MADLEQDIQIPRFFICPISLEIMKDPVALSTGITYDRDSIEKWLFSQKNDVCPVTKQVVVDIELTPNHTLRRLIQSWCTLNPSSGIERLPTPRLPISKIEIIKLLKDSKSPHLQLNCLKKLKAIVMENEKNKKLMESVGAADYLAWILTNVENNMTSLPQAGEVSGVDEFVSTGVDEVLSILHHLHLSPMSLKSLFGKTGEFVETLTRVMERATSYESRTYAVMLLKAMLEVADPMQVTSLNPRFFMVLVQILMDEISRKATKATLKLLINVCPWGRNRMKAAEAGAVQVLIDILLDCTEKRVSEMVIVVLDQLCQCAEGRSELLKHGGGLAVVSKKIFRVSSVASERAVSILHSVAKFSGNRSVLREMLQLGVVGKLCLVLQVDCGRKTKESASEILKMHSREPHRSSPN from the exons TCATGAAAGACCCTGTAGCTCTCTCTACAGGGATCACATATGATCGTGATAGCATCGAGAAATGGTTGTTTTCTCAGAAGAATGACGTTTGTCCGGTAACCAAACAAGTCGTCGTTGATATTGAGCTCACACCAAACCACACCCTCCGGCGTCTAATCCAGTCATGGTGCACCCTTAATCCGTCGTCTGGCATCGAGAGATTGCCAACACCACGACTTCCGATCTCCAAAATCGAAATCATAAAACTCTTGAAGGATTCAAAGTCTCCTCACCTGCAACTGAACTGTTTAAAGAAGTTAAAAGCGATTGTTATGGAGAACGAAAAGAACAAGAAGTTGATGGAATCAGTAGGAGCAGCTGATTACCTTGCGTGGATCTTAACTAACGTGGAAAACAACATGACGTCATTGCCACAGGCCGGAGAAGTTTCCGGTGTCGATGAGTTTGTTTCGACTGGAGTAGATGAAGTGCTAAGCATTCTTCACCaccttcacctgtcaccaatgAGTCTTAAATCATTGTTCGGAAAGACTGGAGAATTCGTTGAGACGTTGACGCGAGTGATGGAACGCGCCACCAGTTACGAGTCACGCACTTACGCCGTCATGTTACTAAAAGCGATGTTAGAGGTGGCGGATCCCATGCAAGTGACGTCATTGAACCCTCGGTTCTTCATGGTGCTTGTACAAATCTTGATGGATGAAATCTCCCGGAAAGCCACAAAAGCAACACTAAAGCTACTCATCAACGTCTGTCCATGGGGACGGAACAGGATGAAAGCGGCGGAGGCAGGGGCAGTTCAGGTGCTGATCGACATCCTCCTGGATTGCACAGAAAAGAGAGTCTCGGAGATGGTTATTGTGGTTCTAGACCAACTTTGTCAGTGCGCAGAAGGACGATCGGAGCTGTTGAAACATGGAGGTGGATTAGCGGTGGTTTCCAAGAAGATCTTCCGTGTGTCGTCGGTGGCCAGTGAGAGGGCGGTGAGTATATTGCATTCGGTGGCGAAATTCTCCGGCAACAGAAGTGTTTTACGAGAGATGTTGCAGTTGGGGGTGGTAGGAAAGTTGTGTTTGGTGCTGCAAGTAGATTGTGGAAGGAAGACGAAGGAGAGTGCCAGTGAGATACTAAAGATGCattctagg GAACCTCATCGATCATCACCCAATTAA